One genomic window of Acidovorax radicis includes the following:
- a CDS encoding IS5 family transposase → MKQSSLGLSNTTKRTRKREFLDAMELVVPWAELVSLIEPYAPEIGRRGQQPFAVQTLLRIHFMQQWFKLSDPAMEEALHDVPAFRDFAGLSHWDEHIPSESSILRFRHLLERHKLADQILATVNALLQAKGLQLKAGTVVDATLIAAPTSTKNEGKARDPEMHQSKKGNEWYFGMKAHIGVDADSGLVHSVRGTSGNVNDVIEANSLLHGQETDAFGDAGYQGVDKRPDANKNVRWHVAMRPGLRRALDKNKPVDALIDQLERTKASIRAKVEHPFRVLKQQFGYVKVRYRGLMKNTAQIVTLFALGNLWMARHKLLACMGQVRVQGA, encoded by the coding sequence ATGAAGCAAAGCAGCCTGGGCCTGAGCAATACCACCAAGCGCACACGCAAGCGCGAGTTCCTTGATGCGATGGAGTTGGTGGTGCCCTGGGCCGAGTTGGTCTCGCTCATTGAGCCCTACGCCCCAGAGATCGGACGCCGGGGCCAGCAGCCCTTTGCGGTGCAGACCCTGCTGCGTATCCATTTCATGCAGCAGTGGTTCAAGCTTAGCGACCCAGCCATGGAAGAGGCACTGCACGACGTGCCAGCCTTTCGGGACTTTGCCGGCCTGTCTCACTGGGACGAACACATTCCCAGTGAATCGAGCATCCTGCGTTTTCGGCATCTGCTGGAGCGCCACAAACTGGCCGATCAGATCCTCGCTACGGTCAATGCCCTGCTGCAAGCCAAAGGGCTGCAACTCAAAGCAGGCACGGTGGTGGATGCCACGCTGATTGCGGCGCCGACGTCCACCAAGAATGAAGGCAAGGCACGAGACCCCGAGATGCATCAAAGCAAGAAGGGCAACGAGTGGTACTTTGGCATGAAGGCTCACATTGGCGTGGATGCGGATTCAGGCCTGGTGCACAGCGTGCGCGGCACCAGTGGCAATGTGAACGACGTGATAGAAGCCAACAGCCTGCTGCACGGGCAAGAAACGGATGCCTTTGGCGATGCGGGCTACCAAGGAGTGGACAAGCGGCCCGATGCCAACAAGAACGTGCGCTGGCATGTAGCCATGCGCCCGGGGTTGCGCCGGGCTTTGGACAAAAACAAGCCTGTGGATGCGCTGATCGACCAACTTGAACGCACCAAGGCCAGCATCCGGGCCAAGGTGGAGCACCCGTTTCGGGTGCTCAAGCAGCAGTTCGGGTACGTGAAGGTGCGCTACCGGGGGCTCATGAAGAACACGGCGCAGATCGTCACGCTGTTTGCGCTGGGCAATCTGTGGATGGCAAGGCACAAGTTGCTGGCCTGCATGGGGCAGGTGCGCGTGCAGGGGGCGTAA
- a CDS encoding histidine phosphatase family protein, producing the protein MTELILIRHGETDWNRELRFQGHVDVPLNATGHEQARRLAERLAAERPVVHHLVCSDLIRTQQTATPSLQVLFPQARIDTLTDSALREQNFGVVDGKRVDDVKQEHADAWARWLRFEADYGMPGGETTRQFHTRVMDAVYRIAQQHSGQTVMVVTHGGVLDMIWRTARGTGLDGPRQSDIPNAGLNRVRVRGDAVEVLDWADVRHLADLPEQPVYDQTKLVVR; encoded by the coding sequence ATGACCGAACTCATCCTCATCCGCCACGGAGAGACCGACTGGAACCGCGAACTGCGCTTTCAGGGCCACGTGGATGTGCCCCTCAACGCCACCGGCCATGAGCAGGCCCGCCGCCTGGCCGAGCGCCTGGCCGCAGAGCGCCCCGTGGTGCACCACCTCGTCTGCAGCGACCTCATCCGCACCCAGCAAACCGCCACGCCCAGTCTGCAGGTGCTCTTCCCCCAGGCCCGCATCGACACCCTGACCGACAGCGCCCTGCGCGAGCAAAACTTTGGTGTGGTGGACGGCAAGCGCGTGGACGACGTCAAACAGGAACACGCCGACGCCTGGGCGCGATGGCTGCGTTTTGAAGCCGACTACGGCATGCCTGGCGGCGAGACCACCCGCCAGTTCCATACCCGCGTGATGGACGCCGTCTACCGCATCGCCCAGCAGCACAGCGGCCAGACCGTGATGGTCGTCACCCACGGCGGCGTGCTCGACATGATCTGGCGCACTGCACGCGGCACCGGGCTGGACGGCCCGCGCCAGAGCGACATCCCCAACGCGGGGCTCAACCGCGTGCGGGTGCGTGGCGATGCCGTGGAGGTGCTGGACTGGGCCGATGTGCGGCACCTGGCGGATTTGCCGGAGCAGCCGGTGTATGACCAGACGAAGTTGGTGGTGCGGTGA
- a CDS encoding DUF429 domain-containing protein, which produces MTGTHVTPLLLGCDFSSSPSRRKSIVLALGQRQGARVQLAALQRFETLAALGQWLAEPGDWVGGFDLPFGLPRELVQALGWPTDWLACMHHYRALSRAQIRDQFAAFCDARPVGGKFAHRATDGPAGSSPSMKWVNPPVAYMLHAGLPLLLDAGVHLPGLHAGDPRRVALEAYPGLLAREVLQRRSYKSDDRAKQSPDRLIARKDLVNALEMGQTRLGLRLKLTHAQRDLLIDDASGDSLDAVLCLLQAAWAQQRHADDGDTLYGLPPGLDPLEGWIVTADAAAFQAIGPTQAG; this is translated from the coding sequence GTGACGGGCACCCACGTCACCCCCTTGCTGCTGGGCTGTGATTTCTCCAGCAGCCCCTCCCGGCGCAAGTCCATTGTGCTGGCCCTGGGCCAGCGCCAGGGCGCGCGGGTTCAGCTCGCCGCGCTGCAGCGCTTTGAAACCCTGGCCGCCTTGGGCCAGTGGCTGGCCGAGCCGGGCGACTGGGTGGGCGGCTTCGACTTGCCGTTTGGCCTGCCGCGCGAACTGGTGCAAGCGCTGGGTTGGCCCACAGACTGGCTGGCGTGCATGCATCACTACCGTGCGCTCAGCCGCGCGCAGATCCGCGACCAGTTCGCCGCGTTCTGCGACGCCCGCCCGGTGGGTGGCAAGTTTGCCCACCGCGCCACTGACGGCCCCGCCGGCTCCAGCCCGTCGATGAAATGGGTGAACCCACCCGTGGCCTACATGCTGCACGCGGGGCTACCGCTGCTGCTGGATGCGGGTGTCCACCTGCCAGGCCTGCATGCTGGCGACCCCCGCCGCGTGGCGCTGGAGGCCTACCCCGGGCTGCTCGCGCGTGAGGTGCTGCAGCGGCGCAGCTACAAAAGCGACGACCGCGCCAAACAGTCGCCCGACCGCCTGATTGCCCGCAAGGACCTGGTGAACGCGCTGGAGATGGGCCAGACCCGGCTGGGCCTGCGCCTCAAGCTCACCCACGCCCAGCGCGACCTGCTGATCGACGACGCCAGCGGCGACAGCCTGGACGCCGTGTTGTGCCTGCTGCAGGCTGCGTGGGCCCAGCAGCGCCATGCGGACGACGGCGACACGCTGTATGGCCTGCCGCCGGGGCTGGACCCGCTCGAAGGTTGGATCGTGACGGCCGATGCCGCCGCTTTTCAGGCCATTGGCCCCACGCAGGCTGGCTAG
- a CDS encoding DMT family transporter: protein MTPTAFALIILAGLIHACWNIAAKKAGGDSRFAFFTSVLMMFFWAPLGWWMGRDVVPRWGAVEWGLVVASGLLHVAYYVILLRGYRKADLTVVYPLARGSGPLLSSLVAITLLGEQISALGALGIVGVVGGVFLIAGGPGLLRTAHDPAARARVHKGMAYGLLTGAFIASYTVVDGYAVKFLLMSPILIDYMGNFVRVGLLAPVVLRDLPAARTLWLAQWRFALLVAVVSPVAYVLVLYAMQQAPMSHVAPAREVSMLFAALIGGHLLGEGDRVARIFGALCIAAGVTALALG, encoded by the coding sequence GTGACCCCCACCGCCTTCGCCCTCATCATCCTCGCCGGGCTCATCCACGCCTGCTGGAACATTGCCGCCAAGAAAGCCGGGGGCGATTCGCGGTTTGCGTTTTTCACGTCGGTGCTGATGATGTTCTTCTGGGCGCCGCTGGGCTGGTGGATGGGGCGCGATGTGGTGCCGCGCTGGGGCGCCGTGGAGTGGGGCTTGGTGGTGGCCAGCGGCCTGTTGCACGTGGCGTACTACGTCATCCTTTTGCGCGGCTACCGCAAGGCAGACCTCACCGTGGTGTACCCGCTGGCACGCGGCTCGGGGCCGCTGCTTTCGTCGCTGGTGGCCATCACGCTGCTGGGCGAGCAGATATCGGCGCTGGGCGCGCTGGGCATTGTGGGCGTGGTGGGCGGCGTGTTTCTGATTGCCGGTGGCCCCGGTCTGCTGCGCACCGCGCACGACCCTGCAGCCCGCGCGCGCGTGCACAAGGGCATGGCCTATGGCTTGCTCACGGGCGCCTTCATCGCCAGCTACACGGTGGTCGATGGCTATGCGGTCAAGTTTTTGCTGATGTCGCCCATCCTCATCGACTACATGGGCAACTTTGTGCGCGTGGGGCTGCTCGCGCCCGTGGTGTTGCGGGATCTGCCCGCCGCCCGCACGCTCTGGCTGGCGCAGTGGCGGTTTGCGCTGCTGGTGGCGGTGGTAAGCCCCGTGGCCTATGTGCTGGTGCTTTATGCGATGCAGCAGGCGCCCATGTCGCACGTGGCCCCGGCACGCGAGGTGTCCATGTTGTTTGCAGCACTCATCGGCGGCCATCTGCTGGGCGAGGGCGACCGAGTGGCGCGCATTTTTGGTGCCCTGTGCATCGCCGCGGGCGTCACGGCGCTGGCATTGGGATAG
- a CDS encoding BLUF domain-containing protein, which translates to MLVRLLYASRAVDTSPAAIEAILMQSRQHNPGCGITGVLCYGGGVFLQAIEGGRSAVSDLYGHIQKDPRHKNVELLHYEEIAERRFGGWTMGQVNLSKINHSILLKYSEKPELDPYAVSGKVSFALLEELMATASIIGRA; encoded by the coding sequence ATGTTGGTACGCCTGCTTTATGCCAGCCGCGCAGTGGACACCTCTCCCGCTGCCATCGAAGCGATCCTGATGCAATCGCGCCAGCACAACCCCGGTTGTGGCATCACCGGTGTGCTGTGTTACGGCGGTGGTGTGTTTCTGCAAGCCATCGAAGGCGGCCGCTCGGCGGTGAGCGACCTGTATGGCCACATCCAGAAAGACCCGCGCCACAAGAACGTGGAGCTGCTGCATTACGAAGAAATCGCCGAACGCCGCTTTGGCGGCTGGACGATGGGGCAGGTCAACCTCTCCAAGATCAACCATTCCATCTTGCTCAAGTACTCCGAGAAGCCTGAACTCGACCCCTATGCGGTGTCGGGCAAGGTGTCGTTTGCATTGCTCGAAGAGCTGATGGCGACAGCCTCCATCATCGGCAGAGCTTAG
- the folE gene encoding GTP cyclohydrolase I, translated as MSSQPAADMTPISPDEGTPVSVKIRERLAAARKRFHANDNIAEFIEPGELEKLLDEVEVKMQGVLDSLVINTDSDHNTNNTARRVAKMYLNEVFKGRYVAQPPITEFPNAEHLNELMIVGPLTVRSACSHHFCPVIGKIWIGVMPNEHTNVIGLSKYARLVDWIMGRPQIQEEAVVQLADLIMEKTQPDGLAIVMEASHFCMSWRGVREMDSKMINSVMRGVFLKDSALRREFLSLIPGKN; from the coding sequence ATGTCCAGCCAACCTGCCGCCGATATGACGCCCATTTCACCGGACGAAGGCACGCCCGTCTCCGTCAAGATCCGAGAGCGCCTTGCCGCCGCACGCAAGCGTTTTCATGCCAACGACAACATTGCTGAGTTCATCGAACCCGGCGAGCTGGAGAAGCTGCTGGACGAGGTGGAGGTCAAGATGCAGGGCGTGCTCGACAGCCTGGTCATCAACACCGACAGCGACCACAACACCAACAACACCGCGCGCCGCGTGGCCAAGATGTACCTCAACGAGGTGTTCAAGGGCCGCTATGTGGCGCAGCCGCCCATCACCGAGTTCCCCAACGCCGAGCACCTGAACGAGCTGATGATCGTGGGCCCGCTCACGGTGCGCAGCGCCTGCAGCCACCATTTTTGCCCGGTCATCGGCAAGATCTGGATTGGTGTCATGCCCAACGAACACACCAACGTGATCGGCCTGTCCAAATACGCGCGGCTGGTGGACTGGATCATGGGGCGCCCCCAGATCCAGGAAGAGGCCGTGGTGCAACTGGCCGACCTGATCATGGAAAAGACGCAGCCCGACGGCCTGGCCATCGTGATGGAAGCCAGCCACTTTTGCATGTCCTGGCGCGGTGTGCGCGAGATGGACAGCAAGATGATCAACTCCGTGATGCGGGGTGTGTTCCTCAAGGACAGCGCCCTGCGCCGCGAATTCCTCTCCCTCATCCCCGGAAAGAACTGA
- the clsB gene encoding cardiolipin synthase ClsB: MRQKPFQQDRRFDFANDHQVRLLQGAEELFPALIEAMDAALSDIQFETYIFDFTGSGADVAEALMRAAQRGVRTQLVVDGVGTGTLSPAWAQRLAAAGVQYRVYSPLGPLGLLLPRRWRRLHRKLCVVDGRMLFCGGINVLDDFHDPNHGALDAPRFDFAVMATGSLVTTASDTMDQLWWRMQAVRDVRQRRLPEALQALRAASAAKHAARGGNAGPSMRAALVLRDNVRNRSRIEKAYRRAIGGARNEIIIANAYFMPGGKLRRALVMAARRGVRVRLLLQGRYEYFMQYHAARPVYGALLQAGVEIYEYAPSFLHAKVAVIDAFGDKPWATVGSSNLDPLSLLLAREANVVVEDAAFATDLHQRLVQAMQHAGHRMDPARYAGRPLRQRVLDRIAFALMRLALWVTGNRY, translated from the coding sequence ATGAGACAAAAGCCTTTTCAGCAAGACCGTCGTTTTGATTTTGCGAATGACCACCAGGTGCGCTTGCTGCAGGGGGCCGAGGAGTTATTTCCGGCGCTGATCGAGGCCATGGACGCCGCGCTCTCGGACATCCAGTTCGAGACCTACATCTTTGACTTCACCGGCAGCGGTGCGGACGTGGCCGAGGCGCTGATGCGCGCCGCCCAACGCGGCGTGCGCACCCAGCTCGTGGTGGATGGCGTGGGCACCGGCACTTTGTCGCCGGCCTGGGCGCAGCGCCTCGCGGCTGCGGGCGTGCAATACCGCGTGTATTCACCACTGGGCCCGCTGGGGCTGCTGTTGCCGCGGCGCTGGCGCCGGCTGCATCGCAAACTGTGTGTGGTGGATGGCCGCATGCTGTTTTGTGGCGGCATCAACGTGCTTGATGATTTTCATGACCCGAACCACGGCGCGCTCGATGCGCCGCGCTTTGATTTTGCCGTGATGGCCACAGGCAGCCTGGTGACCACCGCCAGCGACACCATGGACCAGCTGTGGTGGCGCATGCAGGCCGTGCGCGACGTGCGCCAGCGCCGCCTGCCTGAGGCGCTGCAGGCCCTGCGCGCTGCCAGCGCCGCCAAACATGCGGCCAGGGGCGGCAATGCAGGCCCGTCCATGCGCGCCGCCTTGGTGCTGCGCGACAACGTGCGCAACCGCAGCCGCATTGAAAAAGCCTACCGCCGCGCCATTGGCGGGGCGCGCAATGAAATCATCATCGCCAACGCCTACTTCATGCCCGGCGGCAAGCTGCGCAGGGCGCTGGTGATGGCCGCACGCCGGGGCGTGCGCGTGCGCCTGCTGCTGCAAGGGCGTTATGAATACTTCATGCAATACCACGCAGCCCGGCCCGTGTATGGCGCGCTGCTGCAGGCGGGCGTGGAGATCTACGAATACGCCCCGAGTTTTCTGCACGCCAAGGTGGCCGTGATCGACGCCTTTGGCGACAAACCCTGGGCCACGGTGGGCTCGTCCAACCTTGACCCCTTGAGCCTGTTGCTGGCCCGTGAGGCCAACGTGGTGGTGGAAGACGCCGCCTTTGCCACCGACCTGCACCAGCGCCTGGTGCAGGCCATGCAACACGCAGGCCACCGCATGGACCCCGCACGCTACGCGGGCCGACCCCTGCGCCAGCGGGTGCTCGACCGCATCGCGTTTGCGCTGATGCGGCTGGCCCTGTGGGTGACGGGCAACCGGTATTGA
- a CDS encoding endonuclease/exonuclease/phosphatase family protein, whose protein sequence is MEHDDILRVATYNIHKGVQGLGPARRLEIHNLGLAVEQLDADIVCLQEVRKLHRREAAYFQRWPDVPQAEYLAPEGYEAVYRTNAFTKHGEHGNALLSRWPVMGHQHEDISDHRFEQRGLLHVEVDAHGRRLHVIVVHLGLIPGSRLRQISQLQRFIEREVPAGAPVVVAGDFNDWGLQIKRMLAGFSLYEFDAPRTFTYPARLPLAQLDHVYVRGLTPLSLHVPRGRIWWRMSDHLPLIAEFRL, encoded by the coding sequence ATGGAACACGACGATATCTTGCGGGTAGCCACCTACAACATCCATAAGGGTGTGCAGGGGCTGGGGCCCGCGCGCCGGCTGGAGATTCACAACCTGGGCCTGGCGGTCGAGCAGCTCGATGCCGACATCGTCTGCCTGCAGGAAGTGCGCAAGCTGCACCGGCGCGAAGCCGCGTATTTTCAGCGCTGGCCCGATGTGCCCCAGGCCGAGTACCTGGCGCCCGAGGGCTATGAGGCCGTGTACCGCACCAACGCATTCACCAAACATGGCGAGCACGGCAATGCGCTGCTGTCGCGCTGGCCGGTGATGGGGCACCAGCACGAAGATATCTCCGACCACCGCTTTGAGCAGCGCGGCCTGTTGCACGTCGAGGTGGATGCCCATGGGCGCCGCCTGCACGTGATCGTGGTGCATCTGGGGCTCATCCCCGGCAGCCGCTTGCGCCAGATCTCGCAACTGCAACGCTTCATAGAGCGTGAGGTGCCAGCGGGCGCGCCGGTGGTGGTGGCGGGGGACTTCAACGACTGGGGCCTGCAGATCAAACGCATGCTCGCGGGCTTTTCGTTGTATGAGTTCGATGCTCCCCGCACCTTCACCTACCCGGCCCGACTGCCGCTGGCACAGCTCGATCACGTGTATGTGCGGGGCCTCACGCCGCTGTCGCTGCACGTGCCCAGGGGGCGCATCTGGTGGCGCATGTCAGACCATCTTCCGTTGATCGCCGAGTTTCGGCTGTGA
- a CDS encoding response regulator, producing MATENETPAAPPVLALIVDSNATSRSILVGQLREYGVTRIVQCTRVQDARARLEHTVFDYVLCDQYFGEGGYSGQTLLDDLRRAQLLPFSTVFFMVTAEASYAAVAEAAESALDGYLLKPFTPSALFERLGLARLRKIHLRPIFDAIEAEDFESAASLCVQRFEARAPYWLYAARIGSELLLRLGRHDEARTLFEAVIDARALPWAKLGVARAQIESGQAARAITTLQGLIGEDASFADAYDVLGRAQVELGHFAQAIETYRTASALTPDSVVRLQKLGMMSYYMGDRDTATKVLARAAVLGIDSKLFDFQSLVLLTFSYFADNDRKGIERCMADFSRTLERHHASARVQRFAEVARTLQLIQQRQLSQAVDSVRALVREITASSFDFEAACNLGSLLAVLATTSIDLADGERWVRDLGMRYANTRGLTELMANACGLHAPYGDIVRDCLQQINKTAEVAMAQSLAGDPTGAVNNLLQHAEHTLNSKLLDMSQQVLLRHSARMASPQAQQEAIDTLRLRMGSAPTRAILGQDSERHPGGVVLRVRSTTDNSPIRIPPPPQDSLAPGAEPEAPDPASVLRLRPL from the coding sequence ATGGCCACCGAAAACGAAACCCCCGCCGCACCCCCTGTGTTGGCGCTGATTGTCGACAGCAATGCGACCTCACGCAGCATCTTGGTGGGGCAACTGCGCGAATACGGCGTTACCCGCATCGTGCAATGCACCCGCGTGCAGGACGCCCGGGCACGGCTGGAACACACGGTGTTCGACTACGTGCTCTGCGACCAGTATTTTGGTGAAGGCGGCTATTCAGGCCAGACCCTGCTGGACGACCTGCGCCGCGCGCAGCTGTTGCCGTTTTCGACCGTGTTTTTCATGGTGACCGCCGAGGCGTCGTATGCCGCCGTGGCCGAGGCGGCCGAGTCGGCGCTCGACGGCTATCTGCTCAAGCCCTTCACTCCAAGCGCGTTGTTCGAGCGGCTGGGGCTGGCGCGGCTGCGCAAAATCCATCTGCGCCCGATTTTTGACGCCATTGAGGCCGAGGATTTTGAAAGCGCCGCCAGCCTGTGCGTACAGCGCTTCGAGGCCCGCGCACCCTATTGGCTGTATGCCGCACGCATTGGCTCGGAGCTGCTGCTGCGGCTGGGCCGCCATGACGAGGCGCGCACCCTGTTCGAGGCCGTGATCGATGCCCGCGCCCTGCCCTGGGCCAAACTCGGTGTGGCGCGCGCGCAAATTGAATCGGGCCAGGCGGCACGCGCCATCACCACCTTGCAAGGGCTTATTGGCGAAGACGCTTCGTTTGCTGATGCCTATGACGTGCTGGGGCGCGCGCAGGTGGAACTGGGGCACTTTGCGCAGGCGATAGAGACCTACCGCACCGCCAGCGCACTCACGCCCGACTCGGTGGTGCGGCTGCAAAAGCTGGGAATGATGTCGTACTACATGGGCGATCGCGACACCGCCACCAAGGTTCTGGCGCGTGCGGCGGTGCTGGGCATTGACTCCAAGCTGTTCGACTTCCAGTCGCTGGTGCTGCTGACGTTTTCCTACTTTGCCGACAACGACCGCAAGGGAATCGAGCGCTGCATGGCCGACTTCAGCCGCACTCTGGAGCGCCACCACGCCAGCGCGCGGGTGCAGCGTTTTGCCGAGGTGGCACGCACGCTGCAGCTCATCCAGCAGCGGCAGCTGTCGCAGGCAGTGGATTCGGTGCGTGCCCTGGTCCGGGAGATCACGGCCAGCAGTTTCGACTTCGAGGCCGCCTGCAACCTGGGCAGCCTGCTGGCGGTGCTGGCCACCACATCGATCGATCTGGCTGACGGTGAGCGCTGGGTGCGCGATCTGGGCATGCGCTACGCGAACACGCGGGGCCTGACAGAACTGATGGCCAACGCCTGTGGCCTGCACGCCCCGTATGGCGACATCGTGCGCGACTGCCTGCAGCAGATCAACAAGACCGCCGAAGTCGCCATGGCGCAAAGCCTGGCTGGCGACCCCACCGGCGCGGTCAACAACCTGCTGCAGCACGCCGAACACACGCTCAACTCCAAGCTGCTGGACATGTCACAACAGGTGCTGCTGCGGCACTCTGCCCGCATGGCAAGCCCCCAGGCGCAGCAAGAAGCCATCGACACGCTGCGCCTGCGCATGGGCAGCGCGCCCACCCGGGCCATCCTGGGGCAAGACAGCGAGCGGCACCCGGGCGGCGTGGTGCTGCGTGTGCGCAGCACCACAGACAACAGCCCCATCCGCATCCCGCCGCCGCCCCAGGACAGCCTGGCGCCCGGCGCAGAGCCCGAAGCACCCGATCCCGCTTCCGTTTTGCGCCTGCGCCCGCTGTAG
- the nudB gene encoding dihydroneopterin triphosphate diphosphatase, with translation MHHRPVYKIPESVLVVIHTPALGVLLIRRTGGDGHWQSVTGSKDTPDEAFEETARREVFEETGIDTRADGCVLVDWALENVYDIWPQWLHRYAPGVVRNRERVFGLCVPPSTPVALSPREHDAFEWLPWQRAADRCFSASNAEACLLLPRFAACSPTDSPPR, from the coding sequence GTGCACCACAGGCCTGTCTACAAAATCCCGGAGTCGGTGCTGGTGGTCATTCACACGCCAGCGCTGGGCGTGTTGCTGATACGCCGCACGGGCGGCGATGGCCACTGGCAGTCGGTGACCGGCAGCAAGGACACGCCGGACGAGGCTTTCGAGGAAACCGCCCGGCGCGAGGTGTTCGAAGAAACCGGCATCGATACACGCGCCGATGGATGTGTGCTGGTCGACTGGGCGCTCGAGAACGTGTATGACATCTGGCCGCAATGGCTGCATCGGTATGCGCCGGGCGTGGTGCGCAACCGGGAGCGTGTCTTTGGCCTCTGTGTGCCCCCCAGCACGCCTGTGGCGCTGAGCCCGCGCGAGCACGACGCCTTTGAATGGCTGCCTTGGCAGCGGGCTGCCGACCGCTGCTTTTCTGCATCCAATGCCGAAGCGTGTCTGCTGCTCCCACGCTTTGCGGCCTGTTCTCCAACCGACTCGCCCCCTCGCTAG
- a CDS encoding CsgG/HfaB family protein: protein MNPHRLVNPRVVIALAGLLALAACGEKKTELGEGGSVVKGSAGPAGAQNAARELVRCDAPVATLALAENPNGYVMSSAYQLPASPVPLIKLLAQQSGCFRVVDRHAGLRGTIQEQELKEAGVLRQKSTVAKGKGYEAQYTLTPSLTFSEQDAGRGLAGVVAMIPVLRDIAGLAGLVEQVKFKEAQTALLLSDNETTEQVAAATGSARTTDLGVGGLVFGKLGGGAGAGWSNTNEGKVIAAAFLDAHNQLVTQVRELEAKELPPPVPTHNRAAAGG, encoded by the coding sequence ATGAATCCCCACCGTCTTGTGAACCCCCGTGTCGTCATCGCGCTGGCCGGCTTGCTGGCGCTTGCAGCGTGTGGGGAAAAGAAAACCGAGCTGGGCGAGGGCGGCTCGGTGGTCAAGGGCTCGGCAGGCCCTGCGGGCGCGCAGAACGCGGCGCGCGAGCTGGTGCGTTGTGACGCCCCCGTGGCCACGCTGGCACTGGCAGAAAACCCGAACGGCTATGTGATGAGTTCCGCATACCAGTTGCCCGCGTCGCCCGTGCCGCTCATCAAGCTGCTGGCACAGCAAAGTGGGTGTTTCCGCGTGGTGGACCGCCATGCGGGCTTGCGCGGCACGATCCAGGAGCAAGAACTCAAAGAAGCAGGGGTGTTGCGCCAGAAATCGACGGTGGCCAAGGGCAAAGGGTATGAGGCCCAGTACACGCTCACGCCCAGCCTCACCTTCAGCGAGCAGGACGCGGGTCGTGGCCTCGCGGGCGTGGTGGCGATGATTCCCGTGTTGCGCGACATTGCGGGGCTGGCTGGCCTGGTGGAGCAGGTCAAGTTCAAAGAGGCGCAAACGGCGCTGCTGCTGTCGGACAACGAAACCACCGAGCAGGTGGCTGCCGCCACCGGGTCGGCGCGCACAACCGACCTGGGTGTGGGCGGGCTGGTGTTTGGCAAACTGGGCGGCGGCGCGGGCGCGGGGTGGAGCAACACCAACGAAGGCAAGGTCATCGCCGCCGCATTTCTGGATGCGCACAACCAGTTGGTCACACAGGTGCGGGAGCTCGAAGCCAAAGAGCTGCCGCCGCCAGTGCCCACCCACAACCGCGCCGCAGCTGGCGGCTGA